Proteins encoded in a region of the Mycobacterium branderi genome:
- a CDS encoding amino acid permease, which yields MIASPRPEKSATVTELNLGKPESETPDVGYERGLSARTVQMMAIGGAIGTGLFYGAGGAIQNAGPALILAYLAGGLAIFVIMRALGELLVYRPVSGSMSEYAEEFLGRFAGFANGWTYWAVWTTTGMAEITVAGKYVKYWWPVIPEWVTALVVLAILFVANLISVKVFGEAEFWFSMIKVAAIVGMIVIGIGVLLPITGLGPSVGPTIANLWNDGGVFPTGFGQALMSLQIVVFAYVGVELVGVTAGEAANPKVTLRKAINTLPLRIGLFYVGAVFVILSVRGWRNFHGGQSPFVAVFHYIDIPAAAGIVNFILLTAALSSCNAGIYSTGRMVRSLAQRGEAPAVMQALSSRHVPVLSICFSALAMGLGVFVNWLSPHKAFAYITSVSALGIIFVWGSILLSHMVYRKRVESGQLASSDYRLPGAPVTTVLAMAFLALVVVLLFFTTDGRTAITVGAIWFALVVIGFFVQRSETAAFRRTRAESTAGGL from the coding sequence CCGAGACACCAGACGTCGGATACGAACGAGGTCTGTCGGCGCGAACGGTCCAGATGATGGCAATCGGCGGTGCGATCGGAACCGGTCTTTTCTACGGCGCGGGGGGCGCAATTCAGAACGCCGGGCCGGCCTTGATCCTGGCGTACTTGGCCGGCGGTCTGGCGATCTTTGTCATCATGCGTGCCCTTGGCGAGCTGCTCGTGTACCGACCGGTGTCGGGCAGTATGTCCGAGTACGCCGAGGAGTTCCTCGGCAGGTTTGCCGGCTTCGCCAACGGGTGGACGTATTGGGCGGTGTGGACCACCACCGGCATGGCCGAGATCACCGTCGCGGGCAAATACGTGAAGTACTGGTGGCCGGTCATCCCCGAGTGGGTGACCGCATTGGTGGTGCTCGCGATTCTGTTTGTCGCCAACCTGATTTCGGTAAAGGTATTCGGGGAGGCGGAGTTCTGGTTCTCGATGATCAAGGTGGCGGCGATCGTCGGGATGATCGTGATCGGAATCGGTGTGCTGCTCCCCATCACTGGTCTCGGGCCCAGTGTCGGGCCGACCATCGCGAACCTGTGGAACGACGGCGGCGTGTTCCCGACGGGGTTCGGGCAGGCGCTGATGAGCCTGCAGATCGTGGTGTTCGCCTACGTCGGTGTGGAGCTGGTGGGTGTGACGGCCGGCGAAGCCGCCAATCCGAAAGTGACGTTGCGCAAGGCAATCAACACGTTGCCGTTGCGGATCGGGCTGTTTTACGTCGGCGCGGTTTTCGTGATCCTGTCCGTGCGAGGTTGGCGTAACTTCCACGGCGGGCAGAGCCCGTTCGTCGCGGTATTCCACTACATCGACATTCCGGCAGCGGCGGGCATCGTAAATTTCATCTTGCTGACTGCTGCGTTGTCGTCGTGTAACGCGGGTATCTACTCGACGGGACGCATGGTCCGCAGCCTGGCCCAACGAGGTGAGGCGCCGGCGGTCATGCAGGCGTTGAGCTCTCGCCACGTACCGGTGTTGTCGATCTGCTTCTCGGCGCTGGCGATGGGCCTGGGCGTGTTCGTCAACTGGCTGTCACCGCACAAAGCGTTCGCCTACATCACCTCGGTTTCCGCCCTGGGGATCATCTTCGTGTGGGGCTCAATCCTTTTGTCGCACATGGTGTATCGGAAACGCGTGGAGTCAGGTCAGCTGGCATCCTCCGACTATCGGCTCCCCGGTGCGCCGGTGACGACGGTGTTGGCTATGGCGTTCCTTGCGCTTGTCGTAGTACTCCTGTTCTTCACGACGGATGGCCGGACCGCGATAACGGTCGGAGCGATCTGGTTCGCCTTGGTCGTGATCGGTTTCTTCGTGCAACGCAGTGAGACTGCGGCCTTCCGCCGGACACGCGCTGAGTCGACGGCAGGTGGACTGTGA
- a CDS encoding bestrophin-like domain gives MLTVGVAVAGLVLWRRIFGRRVAEVGSVSDHVFELAGVLYAVLVAFVVVVVWEQFDQAQSDTESEAVAISDLLRDSEGLPAPARRTIQQNLIAYTNDVVDDEFPRMRHGGTIEQQSEHLTRVWQSFLQVQPVTQSEISFYRQSISKLDDLGSARKTRISSSQSEIPGEMWVLLLGGALVMLIFTYMETVPNVVHHGVLIALASALLAFVLYLIFAMEHPFVGTIAVSDDPYVHVLDTWSHLASK, from the coding sequence GTGCTAACCGTCGGGGTGGCGGTAGCGGGGCTCGTGTTGTGGCGGCGGATCTTTGGGCGGCGGGTTGCTGAAGTCGGGTCGGTCTCGGACCACGTGTTCGAACTTGCCGGGGTGTTGTACGCGGTGCTCGTGGCGTTCGTTGTCGTTGTCGTGTGGGAACAATTCGATCAGGCCCAAAGCGACACCGAGTCGGAAGCCGTTGCGATTTCCGACCTTCTCCGCGACTCGGAGGGCCTGCCGGCGCCCGCACGGCGGACGATCCAGCAGAATTTGATCGCTTATACCAACGACGTCGTGGACGACGAGTTCCCCAGAATGCGTCATGGCGGGACCATTGAACAGCAGTCGGAGCACCTGACCCGGGTCTGGCAGAGCTTCCTGCAAGTGCAGCCCGTAACGCAAAGCGAGATTTCGTTTTACCGCCAGTCGATCAGCAAGTTGGATGACCTCGGCAGCGCCCGCAAAACGCGCATCTCGAGCAGCCAGTCTGAAATACCCGGAGAAATGTGGGTCTTGCTACTCGGCGGTGCGCTCGTGATGCTGATCTTCACCTACATGGAAACCGTGCCCAACGTCGTGCACCATGGCGTCCTCATTGCGCTTGCCAGCGCGCTGCTGGCATTCGTGCTGTACCTGATATTCGCGATGGAGCACCCGTTCGTCGGCACGATTGCCGTGTCGGACGACCCATACGTCCATGTGCTCGACACCTGGTCGCATCTCGCATCCAAATAG
- a CDS encoding FHA domain-containing protein, whose protein sequence is MARFGGIVAYTGVNDEAAAQLLAAVESVARTQRPGGPLPDRLSPVAFGVARTVPFGAIAPSANGLLVLLHGPVRADIETPEGEQNLQGKSGPAWVSQVVPGAMPRVRISGSRQPGPPVQPRTDLRDGIVPGGGFVFGPAGMGEPAKAAATERIPSAPASAETVQVARASAPVETSMTPTPVGVLATPDGASYPLDREYAIGRSPLSDDAVQKAAASPIVVPYDPYVSRVHAYITVDRGAVFVRDASTPAGTFIAAPGAPEWTQISTTPTKLEPGWSLRVGEWIATYRAGNS, encoded by the coding sequence GTGGCGCGTTTCGGTGGCATCGTCGCGTATACGGGCGTCAACGACGAGGCTGCCGCCCAGCTGCTCGCCGCTGTCGAATCCGTCGCGCGGACGCAGCGCCCCGGGGGTCCGCTCCCCGACAGGCTCTCGCCAGTAGCATTCGGCGTTGCTCGAACGGTGCCGTTCGGGGCGATTGCACCGAGCGCCAACGGTTTACTCGTACTGCTGCACGGTCCCGTGAGAGCCGATATCGAAACACCAGAGGGCGAACAGAACCTGCAGGGGAAAAGCGGCCCGGCCTGGGTGAGCCAGGTGGTGCCTGGTGCGATGCCGAGGGTTCGGATCTCGGGCAGCCGTCAGCCCGGTCCGCCGGTGCAGCCGCGCACCGACCTTCGCGACGGCATAGTGCCTGGGGGCGGATTCGTTTTCGGTCCAGCCGGTATGGGTGAACCCGCGAAAGCCGCGGCAACCGAACGGATTCCGTCAGCGCCCGCATCCGCGGAGACGGTGCAGGTTGCCCGTGCCTCGGCCCCGGTGGAGACATCCATGACGCCGACCCCGGTGGGAGTGTTAGCCACCCCAGACGGTGCCAGCTACCCGTTGGACCGCGAGTACGCCATCGGCCGCTCACCGTTGTCCGATGACGCCGTCCAGAAAGCGGCTGCTTCACCGATCGTCGTTCCCTACGACCCGTATGTGTCCCGCGTGCATGCGTACATCACGGTAGACCGTGGTGCGGTGTTCGTGCGCGATGCGTCCACGCCAGCCGGAACGTTCATCGCCGCGCCCGGCGCACCGGAGTGGACCCAGATAAGTACGACCCCAACCAAACTCGAACCCGGCTGGAGCCTACGAGTCGGGGAATGGATCGCGACCTACAGGGCGGGCAACTCATGA
- a CDS encoding ATP-binding cassette domain-containing protein yields the protein MNMTAPPVLTVRYEGTERNFAPGNDVVVGRDVHADIRVVDPLISRAHLLLRFERGKWVAIDNGSRNGSFVDGQRVPVIDIHDGRHINIGNPDGPCLSFEVGHHDGPAGRPPATSSRVTVQRPATSPPRTGPQPAPRLHRPPPPQRPTPAPGRPPADLSKATTRMLNRPRLQTEPRAPADSVTIGRASDNDIVIEDVLASRQHAFLIPGPAGTEIRDARSANGTFVNGVRVGSAVLNEGDVVTIGNVDLVFSAGTLVRRTEAATRTGGLEVQNVEFSVDHDRKLLHNISLTARPGTLTALIGGSGAGKSTLARLIAGYTRPSSGSVIFEGHDVHSEYAILRNRIGMVPQDDVVHRQLTVKQALGYAAELRLPPDTSQADRDKVVAQVLEELELTKHADTRVDKLSGGQRKRASVALELLTGPSLLLLDEPTSGLDPALDRQVMMMLRQLADAGRVVLVVTHSLTYLDVCDQVLLLAPGGKTAFCGPPDQIGRAMGTTNWADIFTKVGDDPDAANQRFLAQKRPPLPELPAEKAELGAAVHTSVWRQFSTIARRQFRLIVSDRAYFVFLTLLPFVMGLLPISVSGTAGLGVAGAEDPTEPLEILILLSMGAVFMGTALTIRDLIGERPIFLREQAVGLSTSAYLLAKICVFSVFATVQSAIMTAIVLIGKGMPVKGAVILGGGKVAASIELFVGIAGTCIASALVGLLLSALARSSEQVLPLLVVSIMSQVVLSGGMIPVTGRAGLDQLSWIMPGRWGFAASASTVGLPCPHFTPPPPCPAPGATEVVAPAHDCLILPGYSPQDSHWQHTPGAWLLDMGMLAVLSLVYAGLIRWRLRLRR from the coding sequence ATGAATATGACGGCCCCACCTGTGCTGACTGTTCGGTACGAAGGAACGGAACGCAATTTCGCGCCCGGCAATGACGTCGTCGTCGGGCGTGATGTCCACGCCGACATCCGCGTGGTGGACCCGCTGATCTCCCGCGCCCATCTACTGCTGCGCTTCGAGCGTGGCAAGTGGGTTGCGATTGACAACGGCTCGCGCAACGGCAGTTTCGTCGATGGCCAGCGCGTGCCGGTGATCGATATTCACGACGGCCGGCACATCAACATCGGCAATCCCGATGGGCCGTGCCTGAGCTTCGAGGTCGGCCACCACGACGGACCCGCCGGCCGGCCACCCGCAACCTCCTCGAGGGTCACCGTCCAACGCCCGGCGACCTCGCCGCCTAGGACGGGGCCCCAACCTGCTCCGCGCCTGCACCGCCCACCGCCGCCGCAGCGGCCGACACCTGCGCCCGGCCGGCCGCCCGCAGATTTGTCGAAAGCCACGACCAGGATGCTGAATCGGCCGCGGTTGCAGACGGAGCCCAGGGCGCCGGCCGACTCCGTCACAATCGGCCGCGCCAGCGACAACGACATCGTCATCGAGGACGTGCTGGCTTCGCGCCAACACGCCTTCCTGATCCCGGGCCCTGCGGGCACCGAGATCCGCGACGCCCGCAGCGCCAACGGCACGTTCGTCAATGGGGTCCGGGTGGGTTCGGCGGTCCTGAACGAGGGAGACGTCGTCACAATCGGCAACGTCGACCTGGTGTTCTCCGCCGGCACTTTGGTCCGCCGAACCGAAGCTGCCACGCGTACCGGCGGGCTCGAGGTACAGAATGTCGAGTTCAGCGTCGACCACGATCGCAAACTGCTCCATAACATTTCGCTGACCGCCCGACCCGGCACCCTCACAGCGCTGATCGGCGGGTCCGGCGCGGGCAAGAGCACTCTGGCCCGGCTGATCGCCGGGTACACCCGCCCAAGCTCCGGCTCGGTCATCTTCGAAGGCCACGACGTCCATAGCGAATACGCCATCCTGCGCAACCGGATTGGGATGGTCCCGCAGGACGACGTCGTACACCGCCAGCTGACCGTCAAGCAAGCGTTGGGCTATGCAGCGGAGTTGCGGCTGCCGCCCGACACCAGCCAGGCGGACCGCGACAAGGTCGTCGCCCAGGTGCTCGAGGAACTGGAGCTGACAAAGCACGCCGACACGCGTGTGGACAAACTGTCTGGCGGACAACGCAAACGCGCGTCGGTGGCGTTGGAACTGCTCACCGGCCCGTCGCTGCTTCTTCTAGACGAACCGACGTCGGGACTGGACCCGGCGCTGGACCGCCAGGTCATGATGATGCTGCGCCAGCTGGCCGATGCCGGTCGCGTGGTGTTGGTGGTCACGCACTCGTTGACCTACCTCGATGTCTGCGACCAGGTCCTGCTGCTGGCCCCCGGGGGCAAGACGGCGTTCTGCGGGCCGCCCGATCAGATCGGTCGGGCCATGGGAACCACCAACTGGGCTGACATCTTCACCAAGGTGGGCGACGACCCGGATGCCGCCAATCAACGCTTCCTGGCCCAAAAGCGACCGCCGTTACCCGAGTTGCCCGCGGAGAAGGCAGAGTTGGGCGCCGCCGTGCACACCAGCGTGTGGCGGCAATTCTCGACGATCGCGCGCCGCCAGTTTCGGCTGATCGTTTCCGACCGTGCCTACTTCGTCTTCCTTACGCTCTTGCCGTTCGTTATGGGGTTGCTGCCGATAAGCGTAAGCGGCACAGCGGGACTCGGTGTGGCCGGTGCTGAGGATCCCACTGAACCACTGGAGATATTGATCCTGCTGAGCATGGGTGCGGTCTTCATGGGTACCGCACTGACGATCCGCGACCTGATCGGCGAACGCCCGATCTTCTTGCGGGAGCAGGCTGTCGGCCTGTCGACCAGTGCCTACCTGCTGGCCAAGATATGCGTGTTCTCGGTGTTCGCCACCGTCCAGTCCGCGATCATGACCGCGATCGTGCTGATCGGCAAAGGCATGCCGGTCAAAGGAGCGGTAATCCTCGGTGGCGGAAAAGTGGCCGCGAGCATCGAGCTGTTCGTCGGCATCGCCGGTACCTGTATCGCCTCCGCCCTGGTCGGCCTGCTTCTGTCGGCGCTGGCCCGCTCCAGCGAGCAGGTTCTGCCGCTACTGGTGGTGTCGATCATGTCTCAGGTGGTCCTCTCCGGCGGGATGATTCCGGTGACCGGCCGGGCGGGACTCGACCAGTTGTCCTGGATAATGCCGGGCCGTTGGGGTTTCGCCGCATCGGCATCGACGGTCGGCTTGCCCTGTCCGCACTTCACTCCGCCGCCACCCTGTCCAGCGCCTGGCGCTACCGAAGTCGTTGCGCCTGCGCATGATTGTTTGATATTGCCCGGTTACAGTCCGCAGGACAGCCACTGGCAGCACACGCCGGGGGCGTGGCTGCTCGACATGGGCATGCTGGCGGTGCTGTCGCTGGTCTACGCCGGTTTGATTCGGTGGCGGCTGCGGTTGAGACGATGA
- a CDS encoding DUF4189 domain-containing protein — MRRTILRTCAAIGEAGAAAAAMITLAVAPNAHADDTWGAIAVAQGSRYGVGQREPNQGAAESAAVAGCMRGVPDNWAPCRVLVVFQSPNCGAVAQLNSDYVGGTGPTISEAKNAALAQLPGSGILVSACAQGG, encoded by the coding sequence ATGCGGAGAACCATTTTGCGAACGTGCGCCGCGATTGGCGAGGCCGGCGCTGCAGCGGCGGCCATGATTACGCTTGCCGTGGCTCCCAACGCACATGCCGATGACACGTGGGGCGCCATCGCCGTCGCGCAAGGCAGCAGGTACGGCGTCGGTCAACGGGAGCCGAATCAAGGCGCGGCCGAATCTGCAGCTGTTGCCGGATGTATGCGAGGCGTTCCAGACAACTGGGCACCCTGCAGAGTGTTGGTCGTCTTCCAAAGCCCTAACTGCGGTGCGGTCGCTCAGCTTAATTCCGATTACGTTGGTGGAACAGGCCCGACGATATCTGAGGCGAAAAACGCTGCCCTTGCCCAGCTTCCCGGAAGCGGTATCCTCGTCTCGGCGTGCGCACAGGGCGGATAG
- a CDS encoding FAD-dependent oxidoreductase: MDLPLIEIRDWGRRPRRLALRGPIVVGRDCAGEVLLDQEVSREHLRMVPSPTALSVVDLDSRNGTTLNGVPLTGRAALSPGDVLRLGRSEIIVLSTPTVRTAEPTAPEPDHDATRLGITIASPPPPPPPPADAKPSRAIAVAERVLGIDPTGERELFPAYTDLPTKVPLRVWQLVRIVSVVAYFALVITLFVRPGTGLFVLFGVIVPLLPALFLVAPGLWRNICPLAATNQTPRVFGFGRALDPPDWLRNRGYLIAMALFFGIAGSRLAGLDRSGLTTGAVLALVISTAFAGGYVFKGKSGWCSSICPLFPLQRAYGQTPYVTVPNSHCPSCVGCAKNCYDFKPRAAYQADLVDDDRGWSGPRKLFVAALPGFILGFFSLLDDHLPALENYPLLALFLLVSVGSFYAAEAVLPISSAMVAVGYAAAALNIFYWFAGARIADSFARLTGVHAGWLRWVISAAILALTLLWIARTRVTELQFAWAAGKRSEPVLLRPPKRATASGGEPAAQVCFETNGAPVAAEVGTSLLEVAEKNNQPIEAGCRMGVCGADPVAVLDGASCLSVPEQDELNTLRRLGFGKSTRMACCARISPGTVTVSLTPEPGDGAGARPTRYDRSIVSVVVVGGGIAGVTAADFIRRGHPDCEIHLVGQESHALYNRMGISRLVYGRSAMQGLYLLPEQWYDDHGVHAWLNTMARRIDLRAQRVLLGTGEALPYDRLILAMGSSASVPTLDGLNLPGCFVLRQAGDAMGIRAYAQQHGCRRAVVAGGGLLGLEAAYSLHLLGLQVTVLERGKRLLSKQIDPRCSELVGAHFAKAGIEVLRQAETERVVGSDAANGVVLKDGRTLPCEIFLAAIGIRPNVELARDAGIPVNKGVLVDDRMRTRVRWVYAAGDVAEHNGQVLGLWPIAVEQAEAAAVNALGGDMVLAAETPATILKGVGLELFSIGRVEASPNDDVIVVDRPGVPSYRRLLICKGRAVGATVLGHHPSDVAAVQKAVRSQAPVRPDTYPALRSGDWSVLTFG, encoded by the coding sequence ATGGATCTGCCGCTAATCGAAATCCGTGACTGGGGTCGCCGTCCCCGCCGACTGGCATTGAGGGGACCGATCGTGGTCGGCCGCGACTGCGCCGGAGAAGTCCTCCTCGACCAGGAGGTGTCGCGGGAGCATCTGCGGATGGTGCCCAGCCCGACGGCGTTGTCAGTGGTCGACCTCGACAGCCGTAATGGCACCACGCTCAACGGTGTTCCCCTCACCGGGCGTGCCGCACTCTCGCCGGGTGACGTACTACGTCTCGGTCGCTCCGAAATCATCGTGCTGTCCACCCCGACGGTCCGCACGGCAGAGCCCACCGCACCCGAACCGGACCACGACGCAACCCGGCTGGGCATCACGATCGCTTCTCCCCCGCCACCACCGCCTCCGCCGGCCGACGCCAAACCATCGCGCGCCATCGCGGTTGCCGAACGAGTACTTGGGATCGACCCCACCGGCGAGCGAGAACTGTTTCCCGCCTACACCGACTTGCCGACCAAGGTCCCGCTAAGGGTCTGGCAACTGGTTCGCATCGTCAGCGTCGTGGCGTATTTCGCCTTGGTGATAACGCTTTTCGTGCGTCCTGGGACCGGCCTCTTCGTGCTGTTCGGCGTGATCGTGCCGCTGTTGCCGGCGCTTTTCCTGGTGGCACCGGGCCTGTGGCGGAATATCTGTCCACTCGCCGCAACCAACCAGACACCACGCGTGTTCGGCTTCGGCCGGGCCTTGGATCCGCCCGACTGGCTGCGCAACCGCGGCTATCTGATCGCGATGGCGTTGTTCTTCGGGATCGCGGGCTCTCGGCTGGCCGGACTGGACCGCAGCGGCCTCACCACCGGAGCCGTACTGGCACTGGTGATTTCAACGGCATTCGCCGGCGGCTATGTATTCAAGGGCAAGAGCGGCTGGTGCAGCAGCATCTGCCCGCTCTTCCCATTGCAACGCGCCTACGGGCAAACACCGTACGTCACTGTGCCCAACAGTCATTGCCCCAGCTGCGTGGGCTGTGCCAAGAACTGCTACGACTTCAAGCCGCGCGCGGCGTATCAGGCCGACCTGGTCGACGATGACCGCGGGTGGAGTGGGCCGCGCAAGTTGTTCGTCGCGGCGCTGCCGGGATTTATCCTCGGCTTTTTCAGCTTGCTCGACGACCACCTCCCTGCGCTGGAAAACTACCCGCTGCTGGCGTTGTTTCTCCTCGTCAGCGTCGGATCTTTCTATGCCGCCGAAGCTGTTTTGCCGATCAGCTCCGCGATGGTCGCAGTCGGCTATGCCGCTGCTGCGCTGAACATCTTCTACTGGTTCGCCGGTGCGCGGATCGCAGACTCGTTCGCCCGGCTGACCGGTGTCCACGCCGGTTGGTTGCGCTGGGTGATCAGCGCGGCGATTCTGGCGCTGACGCTGTTGTGGATCGCGCGTACCAGGGTCACCGAGTTGCAGTTCGCGTGGGCCGCCGGGAAGCGCTCGGAACCCGTCCTGCTGCGACCACCCAAGCGGGCCACGGCTTCTGGTGGCGAACCCGCCGCACAGGTGTGCTTCGAGACCAACGGCGCACCCGTCGCCGCTGAGGTGGGAACGAGTCTGCTCGAGGTCGCGGAGAAGAACAACCAGCCGATCGAGGCCGGCTGCCGGATGGGGGTGTGCGGAGCCGACCCGGTCGCCGTCCTCGACGGCGCGTCGTGCCTGTCGGTTCCCGAACAGGATGAGCTGAACACGTTGCGGCGCCTCGGCTTTGGTAAGTCGACGCGGATGGCGTGCTGCGCGCGGATCTCGCCGGGCACGGTGACCGTCTCGTTGACCCCGGAACCCGGTGACGGTGCCGGCGCCAGGCCGACGCGGTATGACCGCTCGATTGTCAGCGTGGTGGTCGTCGGCGGCGGCATCGCGGGGGTCACCGCCGCCGACTTCATTCGGCGCGGGCATCCCGATTGCGAGATCCATCTGGTCGGGCAGGAGTCGCATGCGCTCTACAACCGGATGGGAATTTCCCGGCTGGTCTATGGCCGCTCGGCAATGCAGGGTCTCTACCTTTTGCCAGAGCAGTGGTACGACGATCACGGGGTGCATGCCTGGCTGAACACCATGGCCCGGCGTATCGACCTGCGTGCTCAACGGGTTCTGCTCGGCACCGGTGAGGCGTTGCCGTACGACCGGTTGATCCTTGCGATGGGTTCCAGCGCTTCGGTGCCCACGCTCGACGGCTTGAATCTTCCCGGGTGCTTCGTGCTGCGGCAGGCCGGCGACGCCATGGGTATTCGCGCCTACGCCCAGCAGCATGGTTGCCGACGGGCGGTGGTGGCAGGCGGTGGGCTGCTCGGCCTCGAGGCTGCCTACTCACTGCATCTGCTGGGGTTGCAGGTGACGGTCCTGGAACGGGGGAAGCGGCTGTTGAGCAAGCAGATCGATCCGCGCTGTTCGGAATTGGTCGGCGCACATTTCGCAAAGGCCGGCATCGAGGTATTGCGCCAGGCGGAGACGGAGCGCGTCGTCGGCTCGGATGCAGCGAACGGCGTCGTGTTGAAGGACGGTCGCACGCTGCCCTGCGAAATTTTCCTGGCGGCGATCGGCATCCGGCCCAACGTGGAGTTGGCCCGCGACGCCGGCATTCCGGTGAACAAGGGCGTGCTGGTCGACGACCGGATGCGGACTCGGGTGCGTTGGGTCTATGCTGCCGGCGACGTCGCGGAACACAACGGCCAAGTGCTGGGACTGTGGCCGATCGCCGTCGAACAGGCCGAAGCCGCTGCAGTGAACGCGCTCGGCGGCGACATGGTGCTGGCCGCGGAAACTCCCGCGACGATCTTGAAAGGCGTTGGACTGGAGCTGTTTTCGATCGGCCGCGTCGAGGCGTCACCCAACGACGACGTGATCGTCGTCGATCGTCCCGGCGTGCCCTCGTACCGGCGACTGCTGATCTGCAAAGGTCGAGCCGTCGGCGCAACGGTCCTGGGTCACCACCCGTCAGATGTCGCCGCAGTTCAAAAAGCCGTCCGCAGCCAGGCGCCGGTAAGGCCGGATACCTATCCGGCATTGCGCTCGGGCGATTGGAGCGTGCTCACCTTTGGGTAA
- a CDS encoding DUF4189 domain-containing protein, with translation MLSFRLQAAIGACAAAVVAALTVAVAPAAHAARWGACAVPNDPNKVTAAICLKGSIENERGAAKYAADTCKYNTRDRQCHTVVTYTDCGAVALVGNQWGAGSGPTKQAAEQAALDNLQVPDGRIVTSACIPQN, from the coding sequence ATGCTTAGTTTTCGATTGCAAGCTGCGATCGGCGCATGCGCTGCCGCAGTAGTGGCCGCACTGACCGTCGCCGTGGCGCCCGCCGCGCACGCAGCCAGGTGGGGTGCGTGTGCCGTGCCGAATGACCCGAACAAGGTTACGGCGGCGATCTGTCTAAAGGGGAGCATCGAGAACGAGCGCGGGGCCGCCAAATATGCGGCGGATACGTGCAAGTACAACACGAGGGACCGCCAATGCCACACGGTGGTCACCTATACGGACTGCGGTGCGGTCGCCCTTGTTGGAAATCAATGGGGTGCGGGCTCTGGCCCCACTAAACAAGCAGCGGAGCAAGCGGCTCTGGACAATCTGCAAGTGCCCGACGGCAGGATCGTCACGTCAGCGTGTATACCGCAGAACTGA
- a CDS encoding MFS transporter, with amino-acid sequence MSDNPPSRVAPVHDRQASPRTADRKQDDTRVDRRRIVVATMVGTTIEFFDFYICATAAVLVFPALFFHQGDPTAALLKSFATFGLAFAARPLGSIVFGHFGDRIGRKATLVGSLFTMGIATFLIGLLPTYDQVGDFAPALLAVLRFAQGLGLGGEWSGAALLATETAAKGKRAWAAMWPQLGAPVGFLVANGMFWLIMLSQHFDANSKTGSHAFLVWGWRVPFLLSAVMVIVGLYVRLRLSETPVFARAVAEGKRLKAPVRQVFRIAWRPLIIGTCVMLATYALFYLLTTWVVSYGTGKVVDVSGVKLHIPYTDFLAMQLVAVCLFAIFVPVSGWLADRYGRRVVLLAVTAAIIAFGAGFGYLLDPASTTVGSMLLFLIVGMTLMGLTFGPMSAVLPELFPTNVRYTGSGIAYNVASILGAAILPFIATWIVHTHGVAWVGVYLAVVATFTLIALVVMRETREVDLAAV; translated from the coding sequence ATGTCCGACAATCCTCCAAGTCGTGTCGCACCGGTACACGACCGGCAGGCTTCACCGCGAACCGCTGACCGAAAGCAGGATGATACTCGCGTAGATCGCAGGCGGATCGTCGTCGCGACCATGGTCGGCACTACCATCGAGTTCTTCGATTTCTACATTTGCGCAACCGCCGCGGTACTCGTGTTCCCTGCGCTCTTCTTCCACCAGGGCGACCCGACGGCCGCGTTGCTCAAGTCCTTCGCCACCTTCGGCCTCGCGTTCGCGGCGCGACCGCTGGGCTCAATCGTGTTCGGCCACTTCGGCGATCGGATCGGTCGCAAGGCGACGCTGGTGGGCTCGTTGTTCACCATGGGGATCGCGACCTTCCTGATCGGGCTTCTGCCCACCTATGACCAGGTCGGCGATTTCGCGCCGGCGCTGCTCGCCGTACTGCGGTTCGCCCAAGGACTGGGTTTGGGCGGCGAGTGGTCGGGTGCGGCGTTGTTGGCCACGGAGACTGCAGCGAAGGGCAAACGGGCATGGGCAGCCATGTGGCCGCAGCTGGGTGCTCCGGTCGGCTTCTTGGTGGCCAACGGGATGTTCTGGCTGATCATGTTGTCGCAGCACTTCGACGCGAACTCGAAGACCGGCAGCCACGCCTTCCTCGTATGGGGGTGGCGGGTGCCGTTCCTGTTGTCGGCGGTCATGGTGATCGTTGGTCTCTACGTCCGGTTGCGGCTATCGGAGACACCGGTGTTCGCGAGAGCTGTCGCGGAGGGCAAACGCCTGAAAGCCCCAGTGCGTCAGGTATTTCGCATTGCATGGCGGCCACTGATTATCGGTACCTGCGTGATGCTCGCGACCTACGCGCTGTTTTACTTGCTGACCACGTGGGTGGTGTCATACGGCACAGGCAAGGTAGTGGATGTCAGCGGCGTGAAGCTGCACATCCCCTACACCGACTTCCTTGCGATGCAACTGGTAGCGGTGTGCCTCTTCGCCATTTTCGTTCCGGTGTCGGGGTGGCTCGCCGACCGCTACGGCCGGCGCGTCGTGCTGTTGGCCGTCACGGCGGCGATCATCGCGTTCGGCGCGGGCTTCGGCTATCTGCTGGACCCGGCTTCAACCACCGTCGGCTCAATGCTGCTGTTCCTAATCGTGGGGATGACGTTGATGGGACTCACATTTGGCCCGATGAGCGCGGTGCTGCCGGAGCTTTTTCCGACCAATGTCAGGTACACGGGCAGCGGCATCGCCTACAACGTCGCGTCGATTCTGGGTGCCGCAATTTTGCCGTTCATCGCGACCTGGATCGTGCACACGCACGGCGTCGCATGGGTGGGGGTGTACCTGGCTGTGGTGGCGACGTTCACCCTGATCGCGCTAGTGGTGATGCGGGAGACACGCGAGGTGGATCTCGCGGCGGTTTAG